In the genome of Campylobacter avium LMG 24591, the window TCGACAAAAAGGAGCTTGGCGAGGTATTATCAGAGGTTGCAAATGTCATGTCTGTGGTGCTTTACTCTATGATTTTGGCGGCGATTTTACAAGGGCTTTTATTTTCCTTTGTAATAGTATTTTTTGGCTACGACCCTGTGCTGTGGGGAATTTTATTTGCCATTTCATCCATGATACCTGTGGTTGGAGGAGCCTTGATATATGTGCCGCTTAGCATATATGAATTTGCTTCAAACAACCTTTATGCCGCACTTTGGATTTTGCTTTACTCAATGGTAGTAATTTCATTTTTAGCAGATAATTTTGTAAAACCTTTGATAATAAAATGGATAAATGAAAAATTAGTGAAAAAACCAACAAAAATCAACGAGCTTTTAATCTTTTTAGCCATTTTAGCCGGAATTTCAAGCTTTGGTTTTTGGGGCATAATACTAGGCCCTGCCATACTAACATTTTTCATATCCACAATTAAAATGTATGTGATACTAAAGGAGAAAAACCTAGTCTAAATACAGTGCGTGGTGTGATAAAATTCAGCCCTGGTAAAACCTGGAGGAAAAGGGATACGCACATCAAAGTCCTTGTATGTGTGCCCCTCAAGTGTGTCTGAGATTAAAAGATTATAATGAACGCTGTTTTGTTGGTTTTGGGTATTTCTTACCTGATTTTGCTTAAAAACATCGTCTGAGGCGCCTACTTTATTTACTATGCTAAGTTTTAGGTAGCATTTTTGGATAGGGTATTTTGTTAAATTCGTAACCCTTCCCCTAACCAAAACAGTTTCTGTGCGTAAATTCCTAGTAAAGCTAACATCGCTCACCTCAGCCCTGATAGTATGCTCATCTATAGTTATAAACAAAGAATAAGAAATGATAAGAGTTGCGAAAAAATTTATACAGTAACACGCGATACTAGCTTGTAAATTTTTAACCTTTAAAAAAATCACAAGGGAAATCAGGGAAAAATTTAAGATAGCAATAACTATAACCGTGATGTGAAAAGCATTTAAGAGCATTTAAAAGCATTCGCTTTCTAGTTTGATACTATAATTCATATCTTTATTAAAATTATCAAATTTTATCCTATGACTTTGAGCCTCGTTTTTAGCCAGGGGCTTTTCTATGCTTTTGCTTTTTAGTCTAATAGGAATATAACTTTGCTTGTATTTTTCTAGCGTGCTTAAATTTGCGTCCGAATTTGTATTATAAATCTTTGCTATAATTTTGCAGTGAGAGAAATTGTATTTGGACTGATTTTTTATATTAACATCGATTACAAAATTTGAGCCTCCGTAAAAATTCTCATCCACAAGTTCAACAGTCCTAGTTCTCACCCTATCATCTATAAGCTTATAGCCAAAATAAGCAAAAACACAGCAAAAAACTATGTCAAAAAAGATAAATAAAAAAGCAATTATCGGTCTTTGATGAAAGATTACAGCAGGCAATAGCAAGGATACAAAAATAAAAAGAACCAAAAGAGCAAAAACAAAGTCTATAGTATATAAATTCTTTATATAAAATAGCAAACTTTGTTTTAGCTCAAGCATTTACAAATCCTTAATTCGCTCCCGTAGAGCTTTGTTTTTTAGCATCCTTTGTATCCACCCATATATTAGGCACAGCCCCGCCCGGAGTTAAGAAAATCTTAGCGTCTGTGTTTGCTTTTAAGGCTTCGTTAAATTTGCCTTGAACTTCTATCTGTCTTAAATTTAGCAAAGGAGTGTTAAGGCTGTTTGCTACCTCTTTGTTTGCATAAGCTTGTGCGTCAGCCTCTATCCTAGCTGCATCAGCCTTACCTTTTGCACTGATTATAGTTGCGTTTGCCTCACCCTCTGCTAGGGTGGCTCTTCTTATGGCTTCTTGAGTTGCTCTTTCTGCTTCTTGTCTGGCTATTTGCACCTTTTCTATCTGTTCTTTTACGCTAGGAGGTAAGATTATCTCTCTTAAATGCACATCTTGCAAATGCACGGGATTGTTTTGCAAAGAAGAGATGGTTTTTGTTATGCCCTCATTTATCTGTGAGGCTATGGCATTACGATTTGCTGGTAATTCCTCAGCTGTGTATTTACCTATAACGCTTTGTACCACATCTCTTACGGTTGGGTCTATTATCTTATTTTCCCAGTTTAAATTCCACATAGCTATAGTCCTTGGCACCTCGGTAGGATTTAAGCTATATTTTACTGTGATATTTACAAGCACGGTTAAGCCTCTTGAATCAAGCACCGAGATACTTGCCTTATCTACTATACCTGAATTTACCGCAAAGCTAGAAGCAGAATCCGAAGAAGTGTAAGTCATCTGTCTTTGTCTAGTATCTACTATGATGATTTTTTGAAAGATAGGCACAAAAAAGTGTAAGCCTGATTTTAAAGGCTCAGGATCATAACTACCTGTAGTTACTTTTATACCCATTTCTCCTTCATTTACTATGGCAAAGGGTCGTATTAAAACCAAGACTAATATTATAATTATAGCTGCGTAAATAAAGCCACTTGCCTTGCCAAAGCCCTTGAAATTTATATTTGGTGCTTTGAAATTAAAGCTTGATTTATTTTCATTGTTAGAATTTGATTTTTTCTTAAAATAATCATTTAAATCCGCTGGCATTTTCTTCCTTTTAAATGTAAGTTAGCATATCTTTATATTTGTCATTTTTCCCATAAACCACATCAAAAAAGGCATTTTGCAAACTATGAGTTATGTCTCCTCTTTTGCCATTGCCTATTATCCTTGCATCTACCTCGTTTATGGGAGTAAGTTCTGCTGCTGTGCCTGTGAAAAAGGCCTCATCAGCAGTATATACCTCGTCTCTGCTTATCCTTTGTCTTAGCACAGGTATGCTTAAGTCTTTTGCTAGTTTTAATACCATATCCTGTGTTATGCTCTTTAGTGAAAAATCATTTGGAGGGGTAATTAAGCAGCCATTTTTAACTATAAAAAAGCATTCTCCTGTGCCCTCAGCTATAAAGCCCTCCTCATCTAGCATTAAAGCTTCTTCATAACCTGCTTCTATGGCTTCGTATTTTGCCATTTGTGAATTTAGGTAGTTTGCACTTGATTTTGCCTTGCCCATAGAGGATTTTACGCTATTTCTAGCAAAGGATGAAATTTTAACCCTTATGCCTTTTTCAAGTCCTTCTTCTCCAAGATAAGCACCCCATTCCCAAGCCGCTATACCAACCCTTACCTTAGCTTTTGCGTGATAAAGTCCCATTATACCATCGCCTAAAAATATCAGCGGTCTTATGTAGGTGTTTGCCTTAAAGTTATTAGCCCTTAAAAGCTCGATTTGTGCCTTTTCTAGCTCATCTTGTGTGTAAGGGCTTTTAAGTAGGCAAATTTTAGCTGATTCAAGCAATCTTTTTGTGTGCTCTTTTAGTCTAAAAATAGCCAAACCCTTATCAGTCTTATAAGCTCTTGTTCCCTCAAAAACGGCATTTCCATAATGCAAAGAATGCGTTAAAAAGTGTAACTTAGCATCTTCAAAATTTATAAGCTCTCCATCAAGCCAAATTTTATCTGCTTTAATACTCATAAATAGCCTTTCTAAAAATTAAGATATTCTAACAAAAATAAGCTAATGCTTAAATCAGCGATATGGTGTATCCATCGGAATTTTTTTCTATATTGTAATTATACTTGCCATCAAGATAGATAACAAGCCTGTAGTAAGTGCCGTGAGAGCCTATACTAATCCTTTTAAAAGGTGCTTTTTTTAGACTTATATTTTTCGTGTTAAAAGCTACCTTTCTTTTAAAGTCTATGACTATCTTGCTAGGATTTCCAAGTGCAAAATCCCCAACTATCTCATCAACGCTTACAAGTTTTATACTTCTATCGTATGTTGCAAAGCTTAGAAAATCCTCTATCTTGCCATTTTCATTTGGAGACTGTATATTTAAAGATGAATTTATCTCGCCTGTTTTTTGCTCTGGTATGGTTACTGAAACATCCATAATAGGCGTTGAATTTGGATTTTGGGTTTTATTTTTTATGATAGAAAAATTATCGTGCCAATCAATGCTTTGATTGATATTTAAATCCATAGTCTTTTCACTACCATCAAAGCTGATGTAGGTGATTTTTACACTTTTTAAAATTCTTGCGTCTGAGCTAAATTTAAAATCCTCTTTTTCAAAGTTCTTAAGTTCAGCCTTTTGTATCTCCTTTGGCGCGATGAAAGGATTATCATTTGCGTAGGATAAAAGGAGTGTAAAAAAAAACAATGCACTAATTTTTCTCATTTTGGATACAATCCTTTCAGTTCGAAATAATCTTTTTGTGCTTCGGCATTTTGCTTTTTAAGCCAAACAATCCTTTTATTTAGCTCCTCCTTAGTAGCTTGCAAAGAAAGCAAGGTGTCCAAAGAGGACTGCCCAAAAAGCATATTGCCAAAATAAATGGCAGCCACTATAGCTAAGGCACCATAAGCAGTGCCTTTAAGCAGGTCTATGTAAAAATGTCTTTTCTTAACCCGCTCGTCATAATCTTTTAGTAAGTCGCTTATAATTTTTCTCCTAAATACTCATCATTTTCAAGCTCTATTTCAAGTAAGCGGTTGTATTTAGCTGTCCTTTCTCCTCTTGCTAGGGCTCCTGTTTTTATCTGTCCTGTGTTTAAAGCCACTGCAAAATCAGCTATAAAATCATCCTCGCTTTCTCCGCTTCTATGAGACATAATGCATTTGTAATTATTTCTTTGAGCTAAACGCACGGTTTTCATAGTTTGAGTAATTGTGCCTATTTGGTTTGGTTTTATTAGCACTGCGTTTGCCATTTTTTTGCTTATGCCATCTCTTAAAATTTCCTCATTTGTTACAAATAAATCATCGCCCACAAGCTGAATTTTATCTCCAAGCTTTTGAGTAAGTTTTATCCAGCCCTCATAATCATTTTCAGCCAAGCCATCTTCAATGCTTACTATAGGATACTTAGCACAAAGCTCTACATATCTATCTATAAGCTCATCGCTAGAAAGGCTTTTGTTTTCTAAGTGATATTTTCCATCCTTAAAAAGCTCCGTGCTAGCTACATCAAGGGCTAGTTTTATTTGCTTTTCATAACCTGCCTTTTTTATACAAGTCATTAGCAAATCAAGAGGCTCTGTATTATTTGCTAAATTTGGTGCAAAACCACCCTCATCACCCAAGGCAGTTGAGTGTCCTAAGGAGGCTAACTCGCCTTTTAAGACAGCATAAATTTCACACACAGAACGCAAAGCTTCTTTGAAGCTTGTAAAACCATAAGGCATTATCATAAATTCTTGAAAATCTACATTGTTATTTGCGTGTGCGCCTCCGTTTATGATGTTACACATAGGCACGGGTAAAATACTAGCATTTGCCCCGCCTAAGTAGCGATATAAAGGTATGTTTAAGGACTTTGCCACTGCTCTTGCATTTGCCATAGACACGCCAAGAGTTGCGTTAGCACCTAAATTTGAGTAATTTTTCGTGCCATCAAGCTCTCTTAAGCTTTCATCAAGTTGTGTTTGATTAAAGGCGTCAAGTCCTATGATGTTTTCAGCTATGCTTTCATTTACATTAGATATAGCTTTTAAAACCCCTTTTCCAAAGAATCTATCATCCTTATCCCTAAGCTCTAAGGCTTCTTTTGAGCCTGTGCTAGCTCCGCTTGGAACTATAGCCTTTCCCACAGAGCCATCACTTAGTGTAACTTGGGTTTTAAGTGTAGGATTGCCCCTGCTATCAAGCACTTCATAAGCCATTACATCCTCTATATAAAGCATTTACTCCTCCTCATTATCGTTTTCATCAGTGCTTAAAGCACCTTCTATGCCTATTGAATTTTTTATGGCAGCTACTATCTCATCTGCTATATCTTTATTTTCTTTTAAGAAAGCCTTAGCATTTTCTCTACCCTGTCCTAGTTTTTTAGCCTTGTAAGAAAACCAAGCTCCGCTCTTATCGATTATATCAAGCTTTACTCCGTAATCTACTATCTCGCCTTCCTTGCTAATGCCCTCGCCAAACATCACATCAAATTCAGCCTGTTTAAAGGGAGGTGCTACCTTGTTTTTAGCTATTTTTACCTTTACTCTATTGCCTATTGATTCTTCATTTTGCTTTAGTGTGGCTACCCTTCTTACATCAAGTCTTACGGAGGAGTAGAATTTAAGGGCATTTCCTCCTGTTGTGGTTTCTGGTGTGCCATAACCCATAGCACCTATTTTCATACGAATTTGATTTATAAAAATCACGGTTGTATTCATCTTATGCACTATGCCCGTTAGCTTTCTTAGGGCTTGAGACATAAGTCTTGCTTGAAGTCCAACATGTTGATCGCCCATATCTCCGTCAATCTCAGCCTTTGGAGTGAGTGCTGCTACGCTATCTACTACTATTAAATCAATTGCACCGCTTCTAGCTATGGTTTCTACTATCTCTAAGGCTTGCTCGCCAAAGTCTGGTTGAGAGATGTAAAGATTATCTGTATCCACTCCTAAATTTTTAGCATATCTTGTATCAAGTGCGTGTTCTGCGTCTATGAAAGCACAAACTCCGCCCGCTTTTTGACATTCTGCTATTATGTGTAGGGTAAGTGTTGTTTTTCCAGAGCTTTCAGGTCCGTAAATTTCAATTATCCTTCCCTTTGGCACCCCGCCTATTCCAAGTGCTAGATCAAGTCCTACCGAGCCTGTGCTGATTGAATCTATATGTTCAACTTCTTTATCTCCAAGCCTTAAAATAGTGCCTTTTCCAAAGGTTTTATCAAGACTTTTTAATGCTGCTTCTAGGGATTTTTTCTTATTTTCATCCATTGCTTTCCTTTTTAAATTAGCCCTAAATTCTACAATAAAGATTTTTAACATAAACTTTATTTTATGCTTTTATTTTGCTAGAATTTGATTTTATTTACAAAGGTTTTATAATGAGAAAAAAAGTAACAGTAGCACATTCGCCGGACGCAGATGATATATTTATGTATATGGCTGTTAAATTTGGTTGGCTAGGACAGGACTTTGACTTTGAAAATACAGCCTTAGATATACAAAGTTTAAATGAAAAGGCTTTAGAAAATTTGTATGATGTGAGTGCGATTTCCTTTGCTCTTTATCCTTTAATAGCCGATGAATACGCTCTTTTACGCACGGCAGTATCATTTGGCGAGGGTTATGGACCAAAGCTTATAAAGAAAAAAGATAAGATTTTAAAGAAAAATTTCAAGGTAGCCTTAAGCGGGGCACATACCACAAATGCCTTGCTTTTTAAGATGAGGTATAAGGAGGCTAGGATAGTTTATAAGAATTTTTTAGACATAGAAAAAGCTGTGCTTGAGGGCGAGGTTGATGCGGGTGTTTTGATACACGAAAGTATCTTAGAATTTGATGAGTCTCTTTGTGTTGAGGCTGAAATTTGGGATATATGGCTTGATTTTGTGAAAGAAGATTTACCCTTGCCGCTCGGTGGTATGGCTCTTAGACGCTCCTTACCCTTAAGCGATGCTATAAAGATAGAAAAAATTTTAACAAAGGCTGTTGATGTAGCACATAACAACCGCTTCATACTTTCTAAAATGCTTATGCAAAGAAAGATGATAAGAGTAGATGAGCAAAAGCTTGATCTGTATTTAAACCTTTATGCAAATAAAAATTCTATCTCTATGAGTGAGCTTCAGCTAAAAGCGGTAAATAAGCTTTTTGAGCTAGGTTTTAAGGCTGGATTTTATGAAAAAGCTATAGATGTGAAGGATTATTTGATACCGCTTGAGTATGAAGAGGCTAGGAATTCTTAAAAAAATTTGTTATCATTTTAAAAAATTTAAGGGCTATGTATGGAAAGTGCTTTAGTTGCAATTGGCGTTCAAACTTTTAAAATCACTCTTATGCTTTCTTTGCCTATGCTTTTAGCAGGGCTTATTGCCGGACTTATAATAAGCATTTTTCAAGCTACCACACAGATAAATGAAATGACACTTTCTTTCGTGCCTAAAATTTTACTCGTTGTTGTTGTGCTGATTTTTTTAATGCCTTGGATGATGAATGTTATGATAGATTTTACCACTAGCATTTTAAATCAAATTCCAAGCTTTATAAAATGATAATAGATTTTAAAAAATACTCCTCCGTAAAAATAGGCAAGGAATTTGAAGTCGAGCTCATAGATGAGATAAAGGAATTTGATGGCTTTATAGTGGGCGGTGCTAACAATCTTTTAGTTTCAAATGAGCCTAAAAAACTTGGACTTTTATCGCCTAACTTTGATTTTATAAACATACTTGAGCAAAATAAAAATTATATGCTTTTAGATATAGGCTGTGCTACAAAATCAAGTAAAATTTATAGCTTTGCAAAGAAACACAATCTAAAAGGCTTTGAGTTTTTATGCAAAATTCCCGGAACCCTTGGCGGGCTTATTAAGATGAATGCTGGTTTAAAAGATGAGGTGATTAGTAAAAATTTGCTTAGCATAAAAAGCTTTCAAAAAGAAAAGCAAAAAGAGGAGCTTGATTTTGCCTATAGATACTGCGGCGAAAAAGAGCTTATATTTTCAGCTAAATTTAAACTTGAGTATGGTTTTGATAGGCAAAAAGATGAGCTTTTAAGAGCTATGAGGGATAATCAACCAAGCGGGGCTTCTTTTGGCTCTGTCTTTAAAAATCCGCCCAATGACTACGCAGGACGGCTCATAGAAGCAGTGGGCTTAAAGGGCTTTGCAAAAAATGACGCGATGTTTAGTCAAAAGCATGCAAATTTTTTGATAAATAAAAAAAATGCCAGCTTTGAAGATGCTATCTTTTTGATAGAAGAAGCTGAAAAAAGAGTTTTTGAAAGCTTTGGCATAAATTTGCAAAGAGAGGTTGTGGTAATTTAAATTCAGTTTTATCTAACTTGTTTTGCTCTGCAAAATGCCGCAAGCACCGCAAAGTGCGGGCGTAAAATCCGCCCTAAATTTAACTTTAAGTTTTTAAGATAGCTTATAAGCCTTTTTTATCATGCTTAAATTTGAGCTCAAATTTAAAAGCAAGCAATCAGCCATAACAAGCCTTAACATAGCAGTACAAAGCACAGAGCCTCTTACGGCTACGCAAGGATCGTGTCTGCCTTTTATGAGGCATTTTACAGGCTCATTTTTTGTATTTATACTATCTTGTTCTAAAAATATCGAAGGCGTGGGCTTAAAATGAGTTTTTATCTCTATATTAGCTGCATTGCTAATGCCTCCTAAGATACCTCCTGAATGATTGCTTAAAAAGCCCTTTTGATTTAGGCAATCATTTGCCACACTTGCTCTCATCTTGCTAAGACTTACCCCGCTTCCTATCTCTACAGCCTTTACAGCATTTATTCCCATTAAAGCGTGGGCTATTTTGCTATCTAGCTTGTCATAAAGTGGCTCTCCAAGTCCTATAAAAGCATTTAAAACCCTAGAAAAAACCACTCCACCAACGCTATCTTTAGCATTTCTAGCCTCTAAAATTTCAGCCTTTAGCCCCTCTTCTAAGCCTTTATCAAGACAAAAAATTTCACTATCTTTAGCAAAGTCAAAGTCTAAATCCTCATTTTTAAGAGTGCTTTGCAAACTACCCACTCCTAAAATTCCACTTTCAACCTCTATGTTAAATTCCCTTAAAAGCATAGCGGCCACAGCCCCTGCAGCTACCCTTGCTACGCTTTCTCTAGCACTTGCCCTGCCCCCGCCTCTGTAATCTCTTATGCCGTATTTGTGAAAATAAGTAAAATCAGCGTGCGAGGGACGAAAAATATCCTTGATATTATCATAGTCTTTTGAGTGCTGATTTTCATTAAAAACCACTATGGCTATGGGAGTTCCTGTGGTGAAACCTTCAAAAACTCCGCTTAAAATTTCAGCCTTATCGCTTTCCTTTCTTTGGGTGCTAAATTTATTCTGCCCCGGCCTTCTTTTATCAAGCTCAGCTTGTAAAAAGTCATAATCAAATTTCACTCCGCTAGGCATACCATCTATCACGCAACCAAGTGCCTTGCCGTGACTTTCTCCAAAACTTGTAAATTTAAATCTAGTGCCAAAGCTATTCATAATAATCCTAACTTCTCAAGTGTAAGCCTTGCAGCTATTTGCTGGGCTTCTTTTTTCGTACCTGAAATGGCTCTTGCCATCTCTTTTCCGTTAAGCTCAAGTGCTATTTCAAATTTCTTTTTATGGTCAGGCCCAAAGGCTCTTAAGGTTATATACTCTGGCGTTTGAGCCATAGTAGCTTGGGTGTGTTCTTGAAGTTCAGTTTTATAATCTTTGCACAAATCAAGACTTATATCTGGGAAATTTTTTTGTATCAAAGCTAAAGAAATTTCTTTAGCCCTTTTAAAACCAGCTTCTAAAAATATCGCTCCTATGATGGCCTCAAAGGCATCTGAAAGGATGGAGGGCTTTTTGCGTCCGTTATTGCTTTGCTCTGAGGCTGACATAAGTATGAAAGTGCCTAGCTTTATGCTATTTGCTATCTTAGCAAAGGATTTTTCATTCACAAGGGCTGCTCTTAGCTTAGATAATTTTCCCTCAGCCACATCCTTAAATTTCTCAAACAAAAGCTCCGCCACTACCAAATCAAGCACCGCATCGCCTAAAAACTCAAGCCTTTCATTATGCTTAGCCCCGCTCTGGCTTTTATGCGTTATGGCTTGTTTTAAAAGCTCTTTATCCTTAAAGTCATATCCTAATTTTTTTTCTAAATCCCTCATCCTTACTCCATACTTTTTTGCAGTTTTAAAGCCTCGTTTCTAGCTAAAAAATCACATCTTTCATTTTCTTTGTGCCCATTATGTGCCTTTAGCCAAAAGGCTTTTATCCTGTGTTCTTTTGAAAGATTTAAGTACTCTTGCCACAAAT includes:
- a CDS encoding menaquinone biosynthesis family protein → MRKKVTVAHSPDADDIFMYMAVKFGWLGQDFDFENTALDIQSLNEKALENLYDVSAISFALYPLIADEYALLRTAVSFGEGYGPKLIKKKDKILKKNFKVALSGAHTTNALLFKMRYKEARIVYKNFLDIEKAVLEGEVDAGVLIHESILEFDESLCVEAEIWDIWLDFVKEDLPLPLGGMALRRSLPLSDAIKIEKILTKAVDVAHNNRFILSKMLMQRKMIRVDEQKLDLYLNLYANKNSISMSELQLKAVNKLFELGFKAGFYEKAIDVKDYLIPLEYEEARNS
- the ilvE gene encoding branched-chain-amino-acid transaminase, translated to MSIKADKIWLDGELINFEDAKLHFLTHSLHYGNAVFEGTRAYKTDKGLAIFRLKEHTKRLLESAKICLLKSPYTQDELEKAQIELLRANNFKANTYIRPLIFLGDGIMGLYHAKAKVRVGIAAWEWGAYLGEEGLEKGIRVKISSFARNSVKSSMGKAKSSANYLNSQMAKYEAIEAGYEEALMLDEEGFIAEGTGECFFIVKNGCLITPPNDFSLKSITQDMVLKLAKDLSIPVLRQRISRDEVYTADEAFFTGTAAELTPINEVDARIIGNGKRGDITHSLQNAFFDVVYGKNDKYKDMLTYI
- a CDS encoding DUF2393 family protein — protein: MLELKQSLLFYIKNLYTIDFVFALLVLFIFVSLLLPAVIFHQRPIIAFLFIFFDIVFCCVFAYFGYKLIDDRVRTRTVELVDENFYGGSNFVIDVNIKNQSKYNFSHCKIIAKIYNTNSDANLSTLEKYKQSYIPIRLKSKSIEKPLAKNEAQSHRIKFDNFNKDMNYSIKLESECF
- the eno gene encoding phosphopyruvate hydratase; its protein translation is MLYIEDVMAYEVLDSRGNPTLKTQVTLSDGSVGKAIVPSGASTGSKEALELRDKDDRFFGKGVLKAISNVNESIAENIIGLDAFNQTQLDESLRELDGTKNYSNLGANATLGVSMANARAVAKSLNIPLYRYLGGANASILPVPMCNIINGGAHANNNVDFQEFMIMPYGFTSFKEALRSVCEIYAVLKGELASLGHSTALGDEGGFAPNLANNTEPLDLLMTCIKKAGYEKQIKLALDVASTELFKDGKYHLENKSLSSDELIDRYVELCAKYPIVSIEDGLAENDYEGWIKLTQKLGDKIQLVGDDLFVTNEEILRDGISKKMANAVLIKPNQIGTITQTMKTVRLAQRNNYKCIMSHRSGESEDDFIADFAVALNTGQIKTGALARGERTAKYNRLLEIELENDEYLGEKL
- a CDS encoding prohibitin family protein gives rise to the protein MPADLNDYFKKKSNSNNENKSSFNFKAPNINFKGFGKASGFIYAAIIIILVLVLIRPFAIVNEGEMGIKVTTGSYDPEPLKSGLHFFVPIFQKIIIVDTRQRQMTYTSSDSASSFAVNSGIVDKASISVLDSRGLTVLVNITVKYSLNPTEVPRTIAMWNLNWENKIIDPTVRDVVQSVIGKYTAEELPANRNAIASQINEGITKTISSLQNNPVHLQDVHLREIILPPSVKEQIEKVQIARQEAERATQEAIRRATLAEGEANATIISAKGKADAARIEADAQAYANKEVANSLNTPLLNLRQIEVQGKFNEALKANTDAKIFLTPGGAVPNIWVDTKDAKKQSSTGAN
- the rnc gene encoding ribonuclease III, coding for MRDLEKKLGYDFKDKELLKQAITHKSQSGAKHNERLEFLGDAVLDLVVAELLFEKFKDVAEGKLSKLRAALVNEKSFAKIANSIKLGTFILMSASEQSNNGRKKPSILSDAFEAIIGAIFLEAGFKRAKEISLALIQKNFPDISLDLCKDYKTELQEHTQATMAQTPEYITLRAFGPDHKKKFEIALELNGKEMARAISGTKKEAQQIAARLTLEKLGLL
- a CDS encoding DUF2393 family protein, with protein sequence MLLNAFHITVIVIAILNFSLISLVIFLKVKNLQASIACYCINFFATLIISYSLFITIDEHTIRAEVSDVSFTRNLRTETVLVRGRVTNLTKYPIQKCYLKLSIVNKVGASDDVFKQNQVRNTQNQQNSVHYNLLISDTLEGHTYKDFDVRIPFPPGFTRAEFYHTTHCI
- a CDS encoding UDP-N-acetylmuramate dehydrogenase, with product MIIDFKKYSSVKIGKEFEVELIDEIKEFDGFIVGGANNLLVSNEPKKLGLLSPNFDFINILEQNKNYMLLDIGCATKSSKIYSFAKKHNLKGFEFLCKIPGTLGGLIKMNAGLKDEVISKNLLSIKSFQKEKQKEELDFAYRYCGEKELIFSAKFKLEYGFDRQKDELLRAMRDNQPSGASFGSVFKNPPNDYAGRLIEAVGLKGFAKNDAMFSQKHANFLINKKNASFEDAIFLIEEAEKRVFESFGINLQREVVVI
- the recA gene encoding recombinase RecA; protein product: MDENKKKSLEAALKSLDKTFGKGTILRLGDKEVEHIDSISTGSVGLDLALGIGGVPKGRIIEIYGPESSGKTTLTLHIIAECQKAGGVCAFIDAEHALDTRYAKNLGVDTDNLYISQPDFGEQALEIVETIARSGAIDLIVVDSVAALTPKAEIDGDMGDQHVGLQARLMSQALRKLTGIVHKMNTTVIFINQIRMKIGAMGYGTPETTTGGNALKFYSSVRLDVRRVATLKQNEESIGNRVKVKIAKNKVAPPFKQAEFDVMFGEGISKEGEIVDYGVKLDIIDKSGAWFSYKAKKLGQGRENAKAFLKENKDIADEIVAAIKNSIGIEGALSTDENDNEEE
- the fliQ gene encoding flagellar biosynthesis protein FliQ; this translates as MESALVAIGVQTFKITLMLSLPMLLAGLIAGLIISIFQATTQINEMTLSFVPKILLVVVVLIFLMPWMMNVMIDFTTSILNQIPSFIK
- the aroC gene encoding chorismate synthase, whose protein sequence is MNSFGTRFKFTSFGESHGKALGCVIDGMPSGVKFDYDFLQAELDKRRPGQNKFSTQRKESDKAEILSGVFEGFTTGTPIAIVVFNENQHSKDYDNIKDIFRPSHADFTYFHKYGIRDYRGGGRASARESVARVAAGAVAAMLLREFNIEVESGILGVGSLQSTLKNEDLDFDFAKDSEIFCLDKGLEEGLKAEILEARNAKDSVGGVVFSRVLNAFIGLGEPLYDKLDSKIAHALMGINAVKAVEIGSGVSLSKMRASVANDCLNQKGFLSNHSGGILGGISNAANIEIKTHFKPTPSIFLEQDSINTKNEPVKCLIKGRHDPCVAVRGSVLCTAMLRLVMADCLLLNLSSNLSMIKKAYKLS
- a CDS encoding AMIN domain-containing protein is translated as MRKISALFFFTLLLSYANDNPFIAPKEIQKAELKNFEKEDFKFSSDARILKSVKITYISFDGSEKTMDLNINQSIDWHDNFSIIKNKTQNPNSTPIMDVSVTIPEQKTGEINSSLNIQSPNENGKIEDFLSFATYDRSIKLVSVDEIVGDFALGNPSKIVIDFKRKVAFNTKNISLKKAPFKRISIGSHGTYYRLVIYLDGKYNYNIEKNSDGYTISLI